One Helianthus annuus cultivar XRQ/B chromosome 12, HanXRQr2.0-SUNRISE, whole genome shotgun sequence genomic region harbors:
- the LOC110893655 gene encoding uncharacterized protein LOC110893655 yields MIQTSYFPCSKGMRQGDPLSPFLFLVVMEALSVLMEKAVGKGVFKGISLPNGGPCVSHLFYADDAIIMGEWSVDNAINVIQALRCFHICSGVDRSDVDLVANSLGCLADDFSFKYLGITVGANMNRICNWRPVYEVLELRLSLWKASVLSLGGELR; encoded by the exons atgattcagacctcttacttcCCTTGCTCCAAAGGGATGAGACAAGGGGATCCGTTGTCCCCGTTTCTTTTTCTGGTTGTCATGGAGGCGCTCTCCGTTTTAATGGAGAAAGCGGTAGGGAAAGGAGTTTTTAAGGGGATCTCCCTTCCTAACGGTGGGCCTTGCGTCTCTCATCTCTTTTACGCTGATGATGCGATTATCATGGGCGAGTGGTCGGTTGATAATGCGATTAACGTAATTCAGGCCTTGAGATGCTTCCATATTTGTTCAG GGGTGGACCGGAGTGATGTGGACCTCGTGGCTAATTCTCTTGGGTGTTTAGCTGATGACTTTTCATTCAAATATTTAGGAATTACTGTGGGAGCGAACATGAACAGGATTTGTAACTGGAGGCCGGTGTACGAAGTTTTAGAGTTAAGGTTATCCCTCTGGAAGGCGTCAGTGCTTTCTTTAGGGGGAGAGTTACGTTAA